The sequence GCCAGGGCGGACTGCTTGGGGTCGTACTCGTAACTTCCCGGCTCGATGCCCTCGACGTGATTGACGAAGACGCAGAACTTGACCAGGCCGAGCCCCTGGTCTGCGGCCGGGGAAAGGTCGCAGGGCAGGGCGGCACCACGTTCGGCGGCGGTCAGCAGGGATCCCAACTCCCCCCGGGAAAGGGCGCGTACGGAGGAGAAGCCGCCGAAGCTACTGCGGCGGCCCCGTAGAGCGTCTCCCAGGCTCACTTCGCCGAACTCGGCAGGTTCGAGCGGGATGCGCTCGGCGACGCGCGGTGGCAGGGCCCTGGCGGCCTCCAGGGTCTGCGCATCGGGCCGGAGACCGGCCCCGGTGAGGGTGTCGGTGTGGATGGCCTGAAGCGTCTCGAACTGCAGTACGGTGCGGGAGCGTTCCTCGTCGGTGTGCGTCACCGACGAGCGCGTCGGCACCGTGGCGGCGGGCCGTGGGAGACGGGTGCCCGCCCAAGCGAGCGGGACAACGGCGAAGATTCCCTCGTCATCGGGACGTACTCCGATGAGTTCACCCAACCGGGGCTCGTCGAACCAGAAGGCCGGCCGGATATCCAGTCCCCGGGCGCCCGACCACTGCCGCCAGCTCTGCGTAACGGTGCCGATATCCATCGTGGTGGCGTGATAGCTGAAGCTGTTGTATTTGAAGGCGTTCTGCCAGAACTTCAGACCGAGCAGCATGAACTGGTCCGTGTCCACGGCCGGTTCGCCGCCGGCGGCCAGTGCCTCGGCAACCTGACCGCTGACGTCGCCACTGAGCAGCCGTTGCAGACCGTGGTGTGGGGAGCTGTAGTAGTAGACGCCGGGCGGGACAGGGGCGCTGGGACCGGCTACCCAGTAGATGCTCACCGGGTACAGACCGCCGCCGGAGGCTGTTCCACGGCTGAACTTGGCCGAGGAGTAGGACTGGATCTTGTCCAGATCGTCGTTGGCGTTGATCTCGATGCGGCGGCTGAGCCGGCCGTAGGATTCCAGGAGCATCCCGGAGAGCAGGTCCAGGGTGAAGCCTGCACTGCCGCCCTTGGCCGGCGGTGAGAAGGCATCGCGGAGCAGGGCGTCAGACTCCGGCACGCCGGCAGAGGTCACCGGCAGTTCGATGATGTCCAGTCCCCGGTAGAGCTTGGTCTGCCGGGGGGCATCGGCCCAGTCCGGCTGGAATCCGAGCGGTGGCATTCCGTCCCGTGCGCGGTGAAGCACGGCGTTGAGGTAGTCATGGGCGTAGGCCACGGCGCATGTCCTTTCCAAAAACTCGCGGGCGGTCGGTCGTAGGGGCGTCGGGGCAGGTGCGTCGGTCAGGGGAAGGGGTGCGGCGCCTGGTTGAGGTCAGCCTCGGTCAGGTCCCGATCGGCGAAGCCCGCCTCGCGGGGAGCGGTGCGCAGCCTGGGTGAGAGCAGCGCGCGCTGCCGGGACCAGCCGAAGTCGATGGGCAGCAGCCCGGGGACGATCACACCAGCAGTGCTCAGCCCCCGCCTGCGCTGCAGCTCCAGGCTCTGGTCCACAGCGATGACATCGAAGCCGGCCTCGGCGAGCAGGCCCACGCATGCCTCTACGTCCTGGCGCAGATCGGGTGCAGGACGCAGCCGCTGGTCCAGATCGGCATAGGTCTCCTCCATCGAGCGCGTGCCGCGTTCGCCGAGCAGGAACTCCGCGTGCCGCCGCATTGCGGGCAACCCATAGAGCAACGGGTGATCGTGCAGGGCGAGCACCTGGTCGAAGTCGTCGACCATGGGCGCGAGCCGGTCGTGGTTCCAGGTGACCCGGCGTGGCAGCTGGGGCGCGTCAGTGGCGATCTCCACCAAGGCGGCTCGCAGTGCCTGTTCCGGACAGAGCCCGGCGCCGGCGCCGAAGGCGAGGGTGCCGCGGCCGCCGTCCGTCCGCTCTGCGACGGCGATGACCACGGGCACCCCGAAGGTGATCCGGGCGTCGAAGAACCGAGCGCGGTAGCCGTGCAGGGCCAGCCGGTCGATCAGACCGCGGGTGGTGGGCGAACGGCTGGTGGTGCCGTCGATCTCGGGCAGCTGCAGGTTCGCGTACCAGGCAAGCAGGAAGGCATCGCGCTCGATGAGCTCTGTCAGCCCGAAATAGACCGCCTCGGTGAAGGTGCTGCCGGAGGCACAGCCGTTGGAGCACTCCTGGATGAAGCGGTCCGCCAGGGGTGCCGAGTGGTAGTAGCTGATCATCTCCGGTACCAGCACGGGTTCCCGATCCCGCAGTGAACGGCCCCAGACCCAGGGGATGGTGCGCTCGTCGGTGAAAGGCGCCACCCGGCGCGGATCCGCACGGTAGAACTCTTCGGAGTACATCCCGCAGGCGCGCGGGTCGAGCACCCTTCTGCCGGCCTCCCGTAGTTCCCGCAAGCTGGCCATGGTGCCGACGGTGCGGGCCCGCGAACGCATGCTCGCGTAACGCTCCAGCCCCTCCAGCAGACCGACCCGAGCACTGTCCCGGTAGGTGAGGGTGTGGCCGCCCCAGAAGGTCTCGTGCAGGTAAGAGCCGGAGCGCAGGTCCATCCGTCCGTAGGTGGAGGCGGTGGTCGGCGAATCGTGCTCACGCACCACTGCGATCCCCAGCACCCCGCAGACCGGGTTGACCAGTTGCGCCTCGTCCAATTCCAGCTCGTCCAGTGACTTCGACCGGAAGGAGTCCTCCGCCGGTTTCGGCGAGGAAATCAATTCGAGACCAGCGCAGTGGTCGTCGTCGGTGATGACCTCGGTGCAGGTCTGGCACTCGGGATCGGCAAGGAGCACGAAGCCGCGCGAGCGCAGCGAGCGCATGTCCAGCAGCACCACTCGCGCCGAGGCAGCGGCGGTATCGCTGTCGCACCGGCCCGGGTCAGCGGCGAGCCGGCTCAGCAGCCGGCCGATGACCTCGACGGCGAACGGGGTGAAGTACGGCGAGCTACTCACCTCGACGGTGCGCCCGCCCAGCTCCAGCGCGTCCCGAAGTTCCTTGCTGCGCACCGATTGCCACCGGCGATTCAGGCACTGTCCGCACGGGCGCGGAACGCCGGGCCCGTGCACCGGTCCGAGGACGGCCAGGTGCCCGTAGAACCGCAGGGCGACAGTGGACTGGTGTGTGGCGGTGTCCGGTGGCGCGGCCAGCTCGTCGCGGACACCGAGCCGGGCGAAGTCGGCCTCGAGGCCGAGCTCACCAAGAACCGGAGCGAGGGAGGTACGCAGTGCGTCCCAGCCCTGCTCGGAGTGCGACTCGGCCTGCCGGGCCAGCAGCGCGGACCCGGTCATGACCGGGTGGCGGCGAGAAGTACCCGCACGGCGTGCAGGCCCGCTTGCCGCAGGTCCGGGGATCCGTCAGCGACCGCGTAGGGCTCGTACCCAGTGGTGCGCAACGTCTCCAGTACGGCGGGCACCTCCACAATCGACTCCGCAAGTGCGGTGACCTCACCGACCGGTACGGCATACGGGTCGAAGGAGTCGATCAACCTGTGCCCGACCGGCGGTTCCTCCGCCCGCTCAGCCAGGATCTGGCACTGCCCCAGCAGGTCACGCAAGGCGATCCGGGCCGCCCTGATGGGCGAGCCGTCCGCACCAACAGCCCACAATGGCGTGTCGTCTGCTGCCCGGGTGCGTGCCAACAGCACGGTGGCCGCCCCCGTACCGGGCAGCCACAGCAACTCGGCGGCGACACCGAGGTTCTCCGCGCTGCTGAGCAGGAAGGCCAGCTCGGCATCGTCGGCCAGGCTTTCCGGGGCAACGCTCGGCACGGCGGCGCCGGAACGCACAGCGGTGGTGACAGCGAGATGGGCCACCGCGGAGTACAGCCCGCGGTAGGCAGCCTCCGCGGGAGAAGTGCCCATGCCCAGCCCGGCCGTGGTAGCGGTGAAAGTGCCGGCCGGGTTGCAGGACGGTGCGTACGGCCGTACCACAGCGGCTGGGACGAGCACCTCGGTGCCGTCGATCAGAGAGGCGGCCCGGGACCACGTCCCGGCGGGCTGGGCGCTGAGGTCGACGCCGCTGAAGGTGGACAGCTCGGCGGGCTCGATGCGCTCGGTCCCCTGGGCGTGCTCGGCCGGCACCACCGGCGCCGGGGTGACCAGATCGAGGTATTCGCCGGCAGCAGCGCGCAGCGCGCGCATCCGGGCACCGGCCACATGGTGCAGGTCGAAGGCGGTGATCACCCGACGGCGTCCGGTACCGGAGCCGAAGCGTAACCGGCTGACCTTCAGCGGCAGCTGAGTGGGCCAGTCGTCGTCGAACTCGCGGAAGACCCCGCTGGCGCCTCCGACCAGTCGGGCGGTGAGCGCGTCGAGCTCCTCGACCGCCGGGTCAGGCCCCTCGTCGGTGGGTGAGGGAACGGAAGAGTCCACCAAAGTGGTCAGCTTCATGCGCCGCCAATCGACCACCTCCTCGTCCGGACCGGGGCCAGAGCTGGTGCATATGGTGCACAGCGGATGCGGCAGCACTGCCGAAAGGGTCGAATCGAAGGAGTCGATCTCTTGCACGATGACGGAGTTCTCGGTCTCCGGCGGCAGGACACCTGAGACCTCGCGGAAGGCCTCGAAGCCGAGAAGATTGCCAAGGATCGCGGAGAGATGCCGACCGGGTCGGGCTCCAGTATGGTCGCCGCCGGTGGTCACCGCGCGCCAGACGTCGGCCGCCGCGGCTGAGTCGCCGTTGAAGCCCAGCCTCAGCATCGCGCATGACCAGCAGGCGCCCGCTTCGCCGGTGGTGAGTGGGCCGACCACCGCCCGGTGACCGAACATGGTCATCGGCAGCACTCTGCTGCCCTGCGGGACACCCTGCGACAGCAGCCGCATCACCTGGGCAGGGGCCTGCCGACCCGTACACACGACCAGTTCCGCACCGCCGAGATCTTCCCAGTCGAACAAGCCGTCGCGTTCGGGGATCTGCTCCACCCGGGCCGGGCAGCCGGCTTCGCTGAGCACTCCGGCTTCCTTCACGGCCTGGGCATAGGCCTCCGCCGGTCCGGCGAATCGCACTGCCGCGATGCCGTTACGGATAGCGCTCGTCGCGCACCAGCCGCCGATCATGTCCTCGCCCAGAACGACCAGCTGGGCGGTGCGGAAGCGGTGGAAGCGCTGTGCGGCCCGGTCCTCGTAGTGGTCGATGTACTCCAACTGCGGTGTGAAGCGTTCGACGACAGCCGGCTCGAGCGGTATCGCGGCCTGACCGTCCGGGGGCGGTACGTCGCGGGCCAGTCCGCGGTCCATGAGCATGCGTACCAGGGTGTTGACCATCTGCTGCTGAGGTGTCGGGAGCATTTCGCACAGCTCACGCACGGTGTGATCGCCGTTGAGATGGGGAACGATCAGTGTGGCGAACCGGTAGGCCGAGCGTCCGGCGAGCTGGAAGCCGCCGGACGCATTGTGGAAGAGCACCCCGTCGTCGGTCTCCGTAAACAGCACATCGCGCTTGATCCGTACACGGGCGTTGCCGAACGGAATGGCTTGTGGCATGGACACGTCTGCCTGTCCCTTTCTCCCGGACCGTGCGGTCCTCTGGGTTCGGCCCGGTGGGGCCTGGATGAATGGGTGCACTGAATGAACACCCGCGGCGCTCGGTGGGCGCCGGGGGATGGTCTGGCCGGCTGGTCAGTTGCCGGAGATGAGGTGACTGCGCAGCAAGGTGGGGATGCAGTAGAGCCCACCAGGGCGGTAGTCGACCGCGCCGGCCTCGAGAAGTTCGTCGAGCCGGTCCTGTAGTTCGCGCTCCGCGCGGCCGAGCATGGCTGCGCACGCCGTCAGGGAGAGACTCTTCTCCCGAGCGGCGGCCAGCTCGCGCAGGAGTTCACCGCAGGAAGGGGGCAAGGTGCCGAGATAGTCGTCGAACCGCTGCCCGACCGAAGCACCCTGGCGTCCGCCGACCATCAGCGAGGCCGGTGAGGCTGCGCGCGCTGCCCGCACCGCCGACGCCAGGTCATGCCCTGGGCGCAGGAGCAGACGCGTTGTCAGAATGCGCAGGGCGAGGGGGTGGTCTCCGCAGAGAGCAGCCAACTCGTCGGCCGCCTTCGGTTCGGCTGTCGTCAACCGTGCACCGAGTACGGAGGCGAGAAAGGTCAGTGATTCCTCTCTCCGCCAAGGTTTCACTCGAAAGACGGCGGCCCCGCGGCTGACCACCAAGTCGGCGAGACTGTGCCGACTGGTGATGACAATGGTGTGCCCTTCCGCCCAGTCCAACGCCGGCAGCACCTCGTCGCTGCTCCGCACCCCGTCCAGCACGATCAAGGCGTGTTCCAGGGGCGCGGGTTCGTCCTGCAGGTCCCCTTGGCGAGCGTCGAAGAAGTGCCACCCACCAGGAAACCAACCGGTGTCCGGATGCTCTTCGCACAGCTGCCGGGCGAGACGGACGGTGAGCGCGCTCTTGCCGACGCCGGGCAGTCCGGAGACGACCACGATGGTGGGCGTGCCGGTGCGGACCAGCAACTCCTGTAATTCGGCGAGCTCGGTGCGACGTCCGGTGAAATCCTTGAGGTCAGTGGGCGGGCGGGCGGCCAACACTGTCCGACGACGAGAGGTTGGTGTGGCGGCTGCGAACGTCTCGCCTCGGAGAATGGCCAGGTGAAGCTGTTGCAGCGCGGGTCCGGGGTCCACCCCGAAGGTCTCGCGTAGAAAGCGGCTGATGGAATCGTAGGCGGCAAGGGCCTCACTCTGTCGCCCCGTACGATAGAGCGCTTCCATCAACTGGGCCGTGAGTTGCTCATTGCCCTTGTACTCGGCTGAAAGCGCGCGCAGTTGAGGGGTGATCACGGCGCAGTTACCGAGCGCAAGCTCGATTTCGTGACATCGCGCCAGAGCGTTGATCCGTTCCTCCGCCAGGGCCGCCGCCGCTCCGTCGTGCAGGGCGGGCGAGACCAGGTTGGCTACGGGGGCTCCCCGCCAGTTGCTCAGGGCGCGTCGCAGCAGCGCGAGCTCACTGGCTTCCGATTCCGCCTGTCCGGCCCGTTGCACGGCCTCACGAAAGGCAAGCAGGTCGAGTGTGCCGGCATCGGCGGAAATGCGGTAACCACCAGGAACCGTCTCGATGTTGCCACCGGATTCAGCCAGCCCGTACTTGTACAGCAACTTCCGCAGCCGCAGCATGGTGGTGTGGATCGCAGCACCGGCCGCAGTTGGCCGCTCATCACCCCACAAGGCATTTCGCAAGTACTCCTGCGACACCGTTTCATTGGCGTGCAGAAGTAAGGCCCCTAATAATACTGTCGGCTTGGAAGAGGGAATCACCATAGATTCCGCCCCATCGCCGATACTCAGCGGGCCGAGCACCCGGAAAGACGGACGTGGAACTCTCGCCTCGCGCCGCCCGGAAACAGCGTCACCGACGTCGCCAAGCCACGCTACATCCCGTCTCGCGGACCGCGACTGCACAAGCTGCGGTTCACCTTCACGCACCATCAATTACTCATCCCCCCGTCGACACATTTCACAGATCCGCAGGCTCTCTACGCAACCCCTCCCGCATTCACCTGCGTAACTCCCGTGCCACTTGAGGCGACGCTAACACACCCAACAGACGTTCGATGCCGAAGCCATCCGGGCGCAGAGATGAAGATCCACAGCTCAACAGGCACCTCCACCTAAACCCTCACCCCCGACATTAACTCCCCTTGACTAATTATTTGCGAACGGCAGTCCACTTCGTCGAAACCGACCCTGCTGTCGTTAGTGGACCACTAAACAGCTCGCTTTGCGGAATCAGTTACTCCAGGCACTCACGCCGACAGCGGCACGCCCCTCCCTCGCCGACCACCCATCGAATCAGCCATTCTGGCTCGTCGCCCATGGCCGAACTGCGGTGGCGCACCTGGGGAGAAGGCGCAGGTCTTGCGTGCAGCGCCCGCGAGCAGCGGCGTCTGCCACATCGCCACTCGCCATGACCGCCCGTCACGGTCCCATTGAATGAGAAAGACGCACATCCTGCGCCAGCCGTATTCAGCCAGGACAAGTGGGTCTCTTTTGTCGGTCGATCCGAAGTCCATCGCTCCGTTTTCGGAGGTGACAGTGATCTGTGAGGGGGGTGTCAGCAATCAGTCGTGACGACTGACAGTGCCGTCCGGCATAACGGTGTGAGGGCAGCGAAATTGTTCGGCGTTCCCCATGAGCGAAACGCCTTGGGTGCATACGCAGAACGGAATTCCGCTACCCACCTCAGGGTGCATCCGCAATGTGCGGAGCCCCTGCGACTCAGTGGCCCTGCGCCATCACCTGAGTCGAGTAAGAGAACCGGACGCAGTCAGTAAGAGCAAGTCAGGAGACAGACCATGAGGAAGAGCAGCACCGTCAGGGCAGCAGCATCCTTACTCCTCGCCGCCGCCGCCGTGACCGGGGTAGCCAATACCGCCATTGCGGCTCCAGCGCCCCAGGCGTCCAGCCTCGGAGCCGAGGCGGCCAAGCCAAGCTGCACCGAGCTGAAGAAGATCTTCGACGTCCTCTCGACGAGCAACAATGTCGCGGAGGTCAAGAAGTCGTTCGACCGCTGGATCGGCATCCTGGAAGACGCGAAGCCGACTGTGCCGAAGGACCACCAAGCGATGTACGCCAAGTACATCGCGAATGTCAAGGCCATGCGTGCCGAGCTGAATGCTGCCAACCCGAGCGCGGCACTCAACAAGATCCACAAGTTCGCCAAGCCGCTTGCTGATGCGCTGAAGAACTGCAAGTACTGACGGCGACCTGAGGACGATGCCCGGCGCCCGCATCTGGCCGCCGGGCATCGGCCCGACGGGGGCTCCTCTGCGTGGCTATGAGAGGTTTCGTAGCGGGATGCGGGTGGTGAGGTGGGAGCGGAGGACCAGGTCGTCCATGGTGTCCATCAGCCAGAGTTCGGTCAGTGGTAGGCGTACGGCGATGCGGCTCCGGTGGGTGGTGACGAGGTCGTGGAGTTGCCGGTAGGTGGTGCCGGTGACGTCGTCGGTGAGCTGTAGGTAGCCGGCCAGGAGGGGACGGTGGGGTGCGCCGGTCCGCGTGCGCAGTTGGCTGAGGGCAGTTGCGGATTCCGCGTCGGCTGCCTGTACGGGGAGGTAGATCCTGCCCGTGTTGAACCGGCCGATCCATGGCCCGCGGACGATCACTTCGATGGGCGGGGCCGGGTGTGCGAGGAGTTCCGGGCTTCCTTCGAGTCCTCCCGCGAGGGTGGCGTGCATGCGGTCGGCCCGTAAGGCCAGTCCCGGCCACCAGATGAGGGGGGCGACGTCGCTGCGGCGGAGG is a genomic window of Streptomyces sp. Edi2 containing:
- a CDS encoding TOMM precursor leader peptide-binding protein, whose protein sequence is MTGSALLARQAESHSEQGWDALRTSLAPVLGELGLEADFARLGVRDELAAPPDTATHQSTVALRFYGHLAVLGPVHGPGVPRPCGQCLNRRWQSVRSKELRDALELGGRTVEVSSSPYFTPFAVEVIGRLLSRLAADPGRCDSDTAAASARVVLLDMRSLRSRGFVLLADPECQTCTEVITDDDHCAGLELISSPKPAEDSFRSKSLDELELDEAQLVNPVCGVLGIAVVREHDSPTTASTYGRMDLRSGSYLHETFWGGHTLTYRDSARVGLLEGLERYASMRSRARTVGTMASLRELREAGRRVLDPRACGMYSEEFYRADPRRVAPFTDERTIPWVWGRSLRDREPVLVPEMISYYHSAPLADRFIQECSNGCASGSTFTEAVYFGLTELIERDAFLLAWYANLQLPEIDGTTSRSPTTRGLIDRLALHGYRARFFDARITFGVPVVIAVAERTDGGRGTLAFGAGAGLCPEQALRAALVEIATDAPQLPRRVTWNHDRLAPMVDDFDQVLALHDHPLLYGLPAMRRHAEFLLGERGTRSMEETYADLDQRLRPAPDLRQDVEACVGLLAEAGFDVIAVDQSLELQRRRGLSTAGVIVPGLLPIDFGWSRQRALLSPRLRTAPREAGFADRDLTEADLNQAPHPFP
- a CDS encoding nitroreductase family protein, which gives rise to MAYAHDYLNAVLHRARDGMPPLGFQPDWADAPRQTKLYRGLDIIELPVTSAGVPESDALLRDAFSPPAKGGSAGFTLDLLSGMLLESYGRLSRRIEINANDDLDKIQSYSSAKFSRGTASGGGLYPVSIYWVAGPSAPVPPGVYYYSSPHHGLQRLLSGDVSGQVAEALAAGGEPAVDTDQFMLLGLKFWQNAFKYNSFSYHATTMDIGTVTQSWRQWSGARGLDIRPAFWFDEPRLGELIGVRPDDEGIFAVVPLAWAGTRLPRPAATVPTRSSVTHTDEERSRTVLQFETLQAIHTDTLTGAGLRPDAQTLEAARALPPRVAERIPLEPAEFGEVSLGDALRGRRSSFGGFSSVRALSRGELGSLLTAAERGAALPCDLSPAADQGLGLVKFCVFVNHVEGIEPGSYEYDPKQSALAPVKTGSCGTFLQRNYFLNNYNVEQAAAVIVPVIRGDAVIDAVGPRGYRLINALTGAVAQALYTSAAGLGIGCGAALGFDNISYMEELGLTETREMPLLMLMIGHERGGHAGCRFENG
- a CDS encoding BTAD domain-containing putative transcriptional regulator, which produces MVIPSSKPTVLLGALLLHANETVSQEYLRNALWGDERPTAAGAAIHTTMLRLRKLLYKYGLAESGGNIETVPGGYRISADAGTLDLLAFREAVQRAGQAESEASELALLRRALSNWRGAPVANLVSPALHDGAAAALAEERINALARCHEIELALGNCAVITPQLRALSAEYKGNEQLTAQLMEALYRTGRQSEALAAYDSISRFLRETFGVDPGPALQQLHLAILRGETFAAATPTSRRRTVLAARPPTDLKDFTGRRTELAELQELLVRTGTPTIVVVSGLPGVGKSALTVRLARQLCEEHPDTGWFPGGWHFFDARQGDLQDEPAPLEHALIVLDGVRSSDEVLPALDWAEGHTIVITSRHSLADLVVSRGAAVFRVKPWRREESLTFLASVLGARLTTAEPKAADELAALCGDHPLALRILTTRLLLRPGHDLASAVRAARAASPASLMVGGRQGASVGQRFDDYLGTLPPSCGELLRELAAAREKSLSLTACAAMLGRAERELQDRLDELLEAGAVDYRPGGLYCIPTLLRSHLISGN
- a CDS encoding TOMM precursor leader peptide-binding protein; translation: MPQAIPFGNARVRIKRDVLFTETDDGVLFHNASGGFQLAGRSAYRFATLIVPHLNGDHTVRELCEMLPTPQQQMVNTLVRMLMDRGLARDVPPPDGQAAIPLEPAVVERFTPQLEYIDHYEDRAAQRFHRFRTAQLVVLGEDMIGGWCATSAIRNGIAAVRFAGPAEAYAQAVKEAGVLSEAGCPARVEQIPERDGLFDWEDLGGAELVVCTGRQAPAQVMRLLSQGVPQGSRVLPMTMFGHRAVVGPLTTGEAGACWSCAMLRLGFNGDSAAAADVWRAVTTGGDHTGARPGRHLSAILGNLLGFEAFREVSGVLPPETENSVIVQEIDSFDSTLSAVLPHPLCTICTSSGPGPDEEVVDWRRMKLTTLVDSSVPSPTDEGPDPAVEELDALTARLVGGASGVFREFDDDWPTQLPLKVSRLRFGSGTGRRRVITAFDLHHVAGARMRALRAAAGEYLDLVTPAPVVPAEHAQGTERIEPAELSTFSGVDLSAQPAGTWSRAASLIDGTEVLVPAAVVRPYAPSCNPAGTFTATTAGLGMGTSPAEAAYRGLYSAVAHLAVTTAVRSGAAVPSVAPESLADDAELAFLLSSAENLGVAAELLWLPGTGAATVLLARTRAADDTPLWAVGADGSPIRAARIALRDLLGQCQILAERAEEPPVGHRLIDSFDPYAVPVGEVTALAESIVEVPAVLETLRTTGYEPYAVADGSPDLRQAGLHAVRVLLAATRS